GCTGAGCCCCGCAGGCAGCCGGCCCGACAGCACCGAGACGTCGGGAGTGGGGCTCCCGGTGACGGTGTAGGTGAAGTCGTACGGGGTGTCGACCGTTCCCGGTCCCGGGGCACCGGTCACGGTCGGCGGGGTCGCCGACGCCTCGACGGTGATCGTGTGGGACGCACCGTCGGTCGTGCCGAAGGGGTTCCGGGCGGCGACGGTGAAGACGGACTCCCCGGCGGTGGTGGGTGTCCCGGAGAGGACCCCGGCTGAGCTGAGGGCGAGTCCGTCGGGAAGGGTCCCCGACGACACCTCGAACGTCGCGGCGCTGTCCCGAGCGGCGAACGAGTAGGAGGATCCGGTGCCGACGGAGGCCGTCGTCGGCGGCGCATCGGCCGTCAGGACGGGCCGAGGACCCACCGCGAGGTGGTGGGATTCGCTGGTCGAGATCGCGGTGACGCCGGCGACTCCCGCGGGGACCACGGCCTGCCCGAAGCGGTTGTCCCCCCAGGCCGCGACGGTGCCGGCGCTCGTGAGCGCGAGGCTGTCGGAGCCGCCGGCGGCGACGGCGGTGACGCCGGTCAGTACCGCGGGAACGGTGCTCTGCCCGGAGAAGTCGCCGCCCCAGGCCGTGACGGTGCCGGCTGACGTGACCGCGAGGCTGTGGGAGCTCCCGGCGGCGATGGCGGTGACTCCGGTGAGCCCTGCGGGAACGGTGCACTGCCCGGAGTAGTCGTCACCCCAGGCCGTGACGGTGCCGTCGCTCGTCAGTGCGAGGGCGTGACCGCTGCCGGCCGCGATGGCGGTGACGCCCGTGAGACCCGCGGGAACGGCGATCTGCCCGGTCGAGTTGCTCCCCCAGCCGGTGACGGTGCCGTCGCTCTTCAGCGCGAGGCTGAAGTAGCGACCGGCGGCGATGGCGGTGACGCCCGAGAGACCCGCAGGAACGGTGGCCTGCCCGAAGGTGCTGTCGCCCCAGGCGGTGACGGTGCCGTCGCTGTTCAGCGCGAGGCCGTGATAGAGGCCGGCGGCGATGGCGGTGACGTCCGTGAGCCCGGTGGGGACCCTGGTCTGTCCGGCACCGTTGTACCCCCAGGCGGCGACAGTGCCGTCGCCGCGCAGCGCGAGGCTCCAGTCGGGGCCGGCGGAGACGGCGACGACGTCGGTCAGTCCGGCCGGCCGGCGCGATGGTCTGCCGGTCGAGGTTCTTGCCCCAGCCGGCGACTCCGTTCGCCGTCGGAGCCGCGGCGATCGGATCGGCTGCCGTGGCGAGAGGCGCGAGGAGGCCCGCGAGGAGCGCGAGCAGCGCCGTCGACGCGAAGAGGCTGCGCCCCTGGACGCGACGCGCTCGTCGCCGCGGAGCGGCCCAGGAGGGGGAGCCCTCCTCGGGCATGGTGGGAGGCAGGGCGGAGAGGGCGGGCATGGGGGCCTCCGGGTCGAGTCTGGTCGACCGGCGTGGGTCGCCCCAGCACCGTGTCACCCGGAGACGCCCGCTGACAATCACCGCTACCGGACATGTCCGCAAGGGGACGCTCGGGCTCGCTGCCGCGAACGGCCCGCGTGCGATCGGCCCGCCGGCAGAGGGTCGGACGGGATCGCAGCCCGAGGTCGCGCGAGCGAGCGAGAGGTCCGGCCGACCCTTTTGCACAGCCCCGAGCACGGGCGCAACCGGCGTGCCAAAGGCTGCCCCGGTCGCTACTGTCGAGTCGTGGCTCAGACACCTTTCTTCAAGGCCCCGCACGGCAAGGACGCACGACGAGCAGGACGCGGGCGACCCGCGCCGGAGGAGGTGACGACGCCTCCGGAGCCGGCTCCCGCTCCCGCTCCCGCTCCCGAGGAGGCGGCCGCAGCCGCACCGCCGGTCGCCGCGGCCCTCTCCACTCCCGAGACGGCGCCGCCCGCCCCGCCGACGGGCAGCGGCTACGAGGTCCGCGCCGAGCGGATCCCGATCATCGACCCGCAGCCGCGACTCGAGGACGACCGCTGGCCGGCCAAGGCCTTCGTCGGCGAGGTCGTCCCGTTCGCCGCCACGGCGTTCCGCGAGGGCCACGACCTCATCGGCGTCGACCTCCTCCTCACCTCGCCCGAGGGCGCCGAGTCGGAGCACCGGATGTCGCTGCTCGCGACCGGCACCGACCGCTACGGCCGGCTCGTGCTCCTCGACGCCGAGGGCGACTGGACGTACCGCATCCGCGCCTTCGCCGACGACTGGGCGACCTGGCTGCACACTGCCGAGGTCAAGATCCCCGCCGGCCTCGACCTCGACGTGACCTTCGCGCTCGGCGCGGGGCTCCTCCGCAGCGCCGCGGAGGACGAGGAGCGGCCTGGTGCCGAGCGCACGCTGCTCACCGAGGCCGCCTCCCACGTCGCCGACGCCTCCCTCCTGCCCGAGGAGCGCCTCGCTGCGGCCACCGACGCCGCCGTGCACGGAGCACTCGACGCACGTCCCGTGATGAGCCTCGCGAGCGTCTCCGCGCCGCGCACCGTCCACGTGGAGCGCACGCGCGCCGGGGTCGGCGCCTGGTACGAGTTCTTCCCTCGCTCCGAGGGCGCCGTCCAGAACGAGGACGGCTCCGTCACCAGCGGCTCCTTCCGCACCGCCGCCCTGCGCGTCCCCGCGGTCGCCGAGATGGGCTTCGACGTCCTCTACCTGCCGCCGATCCACCCGATCGGCCGCACGTTCCGCAAGGGTCCGAACAACACGCTGAACGCCTCCGAGACCGACCCCGGCTCGCCGTGGGCGATCGGCTCGAGCGACGGCGGCCACGACGCCATCCACCCGGACCTCGGCACGGTGGACGACTTCCGCGCCTTCCACGCGGCGGTCACCGGAGCGGGCCTCGAGCTGGCGCTCGACTTCGCCCTGCAGGCCTCGCCCGACCACCCGTGGGTGACCAGCCACCCGGAGTGGTTCACGACCCTCCCCGACGGCACGATCGCCTACGCCGAGAACCCGCCGAAGAAGTACCAGGACATCTATCCGATCAACTTCGACAACGACCCGGCCGGCATCCGGCAGGAGTCGCTGCGGATCCTCGAGTACTGGATCTCGCTCGGCGTGTCGATCTTCCGGGTCGACAACCCGCACACCAAGCCGCTCGACTTCTGGGAGTGGGTCATCCACGAGGTGAACGCGAAGCACCCCGAGGTCGTGTTCCTCGCGGAGGCGTTCACCCGCCCCGCGATCATGCGTGCGCTCGGCAAGGTGGGCTTCCAGCAGTCGTACTCGTACTTCACCTGGCGCAACACCAAGGAGGAGCTCACCGAGTTCTTCACGAGCATCTCGCAGGAGACGGCCGACTACATGCGGCCGAACCTCTTCGTGAACACGCCCGACATCCTCACCGAGTACCTCCAGTACGGCGGCCCCTCCGCCTACAAGGTGCGCGCCGCGCTCGCCGCGACGGCCTCGCCGCTCTGGGGCGTCTACTCCGGCTTCGAGCTGATCGAGAACGTCGCGCGCCCCGGCGCCGAGGAGAACATCGACAACGAGAAGTTCCAGTACAAGGTGCGCGACTGGGCCGCGGCGGAGGCCGCGGGCCGCTCCATCGCCCCGTACATCACCCGCCTCAACGAGATCCGCCGAGCGCACCCCGCGCTCGGCCAGCTGCGCAACCTGCTGGTGCACGGCAGCGACGACGACGCGATCCTCGTCTACTCGAAGCACCTCGACCGCGCCTTCACCGGCACGGGGTCGGCCGACACGATCCTCGTGGTCGCGAACACCGACCCGCACTCGGCGCGCGAGACGACGGTGCACCTCGACCTCCCGGCGCTCGGGCTCGACTGGGGCGCGAGCTTCGAGGTCGAGGACCTGATCACCGGCGCGGTCTGGACCTGGGGCAGCGACAACTACGTGCGACTCGACTCCTTCGTCGAGCCCGTGCACATCCTGAGCGTGAAGGCGGACGAACGATGAGCGACACGGTTCCCGAGAACGACGGAACGAGCGCCGCCGAGGCCGCGGGGCTGACCCCGCGCGTCGAGACGGTCGTCACCACCGGCACGAGCGCCGCGACGACCACCGTGGCGACCCCGCGGCACGCGGCGGACCCCGCTCCGGTCTCCCCTGAGACGGACGAGCCCGCGGCCGAGGCCGCTCCGGTCCCCGTCGAGACGGACGAGGTCGCTCCGGCACAGGACGGCGACGACTCCCCGGCGCCCGCCGCCTCCGCGGCCCCGGCCGCCGAGTCCGGCCCGGTCGAGGGGTCCGCGGCCATCGCGCTCCCCGAGATCCCGGAGTGGATCCTGCAGCAGGTCGCGACCGGCAGCAACGCGCTCCCCCACGACGTCCTCGGCCAGCACGTCGTCTCGGCCGCCGGCATCGCCGACGAGGTGACCGTGGTGCGCACCCGCCGCCCGCTCGCCGACCGCGTCGTCGCCGTGCTGTCCACCGGAGCCCGGGTCGAGCTGACCCACCTGCACAGCGGGATCTGGCAGGGCTTCCACATCCTCGGACCGCAGGCGTACACGATCGAGGCGAGCTACGGCGACGACGCCTCGTGGACGGCGGAGGACCCCTACCGGTTCTCGAAGACCGTCGGCGACTTCGACCTCTACCTGATCGGCGAGGGCCGCCACGAACGGCTCTGGGAGGCGCTCGGCGCTCGGCACCGCGAGCACGAGGGCGTCTGGGGCACCTCCTTCTCGGTCTGGGCGCCGCACGCGCAGGCCGTCCGCGTCGTCGGCGACTTCAACGAGTGGAGCGGCGAGGGGCACTCGCTCCGCAACCTCGGCGTCACCGGCGTGTGGGAGATCTTCGTGCCCGGCCTCGAGCCCGGCGCGTCCTACAAGTTCGACCTGCTCTCGCGCGACGGCCGCTGGGTCCGCAAGGCCGACCCGATGGCGCGCGCCACCGAGGTCCCTCCCGCCACGGCCTCGCGCATCCCGGTGTCGCACCACCACTGGAACGACTCCGCCTGGATGCAGCAGCGCGCCGCCGTCGACCCGCACACGCAGCCGATGAGCGTCTACGAGATGCACCTCGGCTCGTGGAAGCCGGGGCTCGGCTACCGCGACGTCGCCGATCCGCTGATCGAGTACATCACCGCCCTCGGCTTCACCCACGTCGAGTTCATGCCGCTCGCCGAGCACCCCTTCGGAGGCTCGTGGGGCTACCAGGTGACCGGCTACTTCGCCGCGTCGAGCCGCTTCGGCACCGCCGACGACCTCAAGTACCTGATCGACCGCCTGCACCAGGCGGGCATCGGCGTGATCGTCGACTGGGTCCCCGGCCACTTCCCCAAGGACGACTTCGCGCTCGCCCGCTTCGACGGCGAGCCGCTGTACGAGCACCCCGACTGGCGCCGCGGCGAGCAGATGGACTGGGGTACCTACGTCTTCGACTTCGGTCACACGCAGGTGCGCAACTTCCTGGTCGCGAACGCGCTGTTCTGGCTCGAGGAGTTCCACGTGGACGGCCTCCGGGTCGACGCCGTCGCCTCGATGCTCTACCTCGACTACTCCCGCAAGGAGGGCGAGTGGCTGCCGAACGAGCACGGCGGGCGCGAGCACCTCGAGGCGATCAGCTTCCTCCAGGAGGTGAACGCCACGGCCTACAAGCTCTACCCCGGCATCATGATGATCGCCGAGGAGTCGACGAGCTGGCCGGGCGTCACGCAGCCCACCGTCTCGGGCGGGCTCGGCTTCGGGCTCAAGTGGAACATGGGCTGGATGCACGACTCGCTCGACTACATGGCGAACGATCCGCTCTGGCGCCAGTACCACCTGGGCGAGCTGACCTTCTCGTTCGTCTACGCGTTCAGCGAGAACTTCGTCCTGCCCATCAGCCACGACGAGGTCGTGCACGGCAAGGGCTCGCTGATCAACAAGATGCCCGGCGACCACTGGCAGCAGCTCGCGAACGTGCGCGCCTACCTGGCGTTCATGTGGGCGCACCCCGGAAAGCAGCTGCTCTTCATGGGGCAGGAGTTCGGGCAGTACTCCGAGTGGAGCGAGGAGCGCGGACTCGACTGGTGGATCCTCGACCAGCCGAGCCACAAGGGTCTGTGGAGCCTCGTCGGCGAGCTGAACCGCGTCTACCGCGAGTCGACCTCGCTGTGGGAGCTCGACAACGAGCAGGCCGGCTTCGAGTGGATCGACGGCGGGTCCGCGGCGCCGAACGTGATCTCGTTCCTCCGCCGCGACCGCGAGGGCCGCTCCGTGGCGATCATCGCGAACTTCTCGGGGTCGCCGGTCCACGGCTACCGGGTCGGTCTGCCTCAGGCGGGCCGCTGGGAGGAGCTCGTCAACACCGACGCCGAGATCTACGGCGGCTCCGGTGTCGGCAACTTCGG
The genomic region above belongs to Rathayibacter sp. VKM Ac-2759 and contains:
- a CDS encoding alpha-1,4-glucan--maltose-1-phosphate maltosyltransferase, translated to MIDPQPRLEDDRWPAKAFVGEVVPFAATAFREGHDLIGVDLLLTSPEGAESEHRMSLLATGTDRYGRLVLLDAEGDWTYRIRAFADDWATWLHTAEVKIPAGLDLDVTFALGAGLLRSAAEDEERPGAERTLLTEAASHVADASLLPEERLAAATDAAVHGALDARPVMSLASVSAPRTVHVERTRAGVGAWYEFFPRSEGAVQNEDGSVTSGSFRTAALRVPAVAEMGFDVLYLPPIHPIGRTFRKGPNNTLNASETDPGSPWAIGSSDGGHDAIHPDLGTVDDFRAFHAAVTGAGLELALDFALQASPDHPWVTSHPEWFTTLPDGTIAYAENPPKKYQDIYPINFDNDPAGIRQESLRILEYWISLGVSIFRVDNPHTKPLDFWEWVIHEVNAKHPEVVFLAEAFTRPAIMRALGKVGFQQSYSYFTWRNTKEELTEFFTSISQETADYMRPNLFVNTPDILTEYLQYGGPSAYKVRAALAATASPLWGVYSGFELIENVARPGAEENIDNEKFQYKVRDWAAAEAAGRSIAPYITRLNEIRRAHPALGQLRNLLVHGSDDDAILVYSKHLDRAFTGTGSADTILVVANTDPHSARETTVHLDLPALGLDWGASFEVEDLITGAVWTWGSDNYVRLDSFVEPVHILSVKADER
- the glgB gene encoding 1,4-alpha-glucan branching protein GlgB, which codes for MSDTVPENDGTSAAEAAGLTPRVETVVTTGTSAATTTVATPRHAADPAPVSPETDEPAAEAAPVPVETDEVAPAQDGDDSPAPAASAAPAAESGPVEGSAAIALPEIPEWILQQVATGSNALPHDVLGQHVVSAAGIADEVTVVRTRRPLADRVVAVLSTGARVELTHLHSGIWQGFHILGPQAYTIEASYGDDASWTAEDPYRFSKTVGDFDLYLIGEGRHERLWEALGARHREHEGVWGTSFSVWAPHAQAVRVVGDFNEWSGEGHSLRNLGVTGVWEIFVPGLEPGASYKFDLLSRDGRWVRKADPMARATEVPPATASRIPVSHHHWNDSAWMQQRAAVDPHTQPMSVYEMHLGSWKPGLGYRDVADPLIEYITALGFTHVEFMPLAEHPFGGSWGYQVTGYFAASSRFGTADDLKYLIDRLHQAGIGVIVDWVPGHFPKDDFALARFDGEPLYEHPDWRRGEQMDWGTYVFDFGHTQVRNFLVANALFWLEEFHVDGLRVDAVASMLYLDYSRKEGEWLPNEHGGREHLEAISFLQEVNATAYKLYPGIMMIAEESTSWPGVTQPTVSGGLGFGLKWNMGWMHDSLDYMANDPLWRQYHLGELTFSFVYAFSENFVLPISHDEVVHGKGSLINKMPGDHWQQLANVRAYLAFMWAHPGKQLLFMGQEFGQYSEWSEERGLDWWILDQPSHKGLWSLVGELNRVYRESTSLWELDNEQAGFEWIDGGSAAPNVISFLRRDREGRSVAIIANFSGSPVHGYRVGLPQAGRWEELVNTDAEIYGGSGVGNFGAVEAREEPWAGRPASAELILPPLGVLYLRPTD